Proteins co-encoded in one Dasypus novemcinctus isolate mDasNov1 chromosome 18, mDasNov1.1.hap2, whole genome shotgun sequence genomic window:
- the MEIS3 gene encoding homeobox protein Meis3 isoform X1 has protein sequence MARRCGELSHYPGVADGAGALAGFSEALPSAPRAPGPYGSHRHPQPPAPGLDGDGLKREKDEIYGHPLFPLLALVFEKCELATCSPRDGAGTGLGAAPGGDVCSSDSFNEDITAFAKQVRSERPLFSSNPELDNLMIQAIQVLRFHLLELEKVHDLCDNFCHRYITCLKGKMPIDLVIEDRDGSCREDLEDYSASCPGLPDQNNSWIRDQEDSGSVYLGTPGPSSGGLASQSGDNSSDQGDGLDTSVASPSSGGEDEDLDQERRRNKKRGIFPKVATNIMRAWLFQHLSHPYPSEEQKKQLAQDTGLTILQVNNWFINARRRIVQPMIDQSNRTGQGAAFSPEGQPVGGYTETQPHVTVRPPGSMGMSLNLEGEWHYL, from the exons ATGGCCCGGAGG TGCGGCGAGTTGTCCCACTACCCAGGCGTCGCAGATGGCGCTGGCGCCCTGGCCGGCTTCTCCGAGGCCCTGCCCTCGGCACCCAGAGCCCCTGGGCCCTACGGCTCCCACcggcacccccagcccccagccccgggccTGGACGGCGACGGCCTGAAGAGGGAGAAGGATGAGATCTACGG AcaccccctcttccccctgcTGGCGCTGGTCTTTGAGAAATGTGAACTGGCCACGTGCTCGCCGCGGGACGGGGCCGGGACGGGACTGGGCGCAGCCCCCGGCGGTGACGTCTGCTCCTCCGATTCCTTCAACGAGGACATCACAGCTTTCGCCAAGCAG GTCCGCTCAGAGAGGCCGCTCTTCTCCTCCAACCCCGAGCTGGACAATCTG ATGATCCAGGCCATTCAGGTGCTCCGCTTCCACCTGCTAGAGCTGGAGAAG GTCCACGACCTGTGCGACAACTTCTGTCACCGCTACATCACCTGCCTCAAGGGAAAGATGCCCATTGACCTGGTCATCGAGGACAGGGACGGCAGCTGCAGGGAGGACCTGGAGGACTACTCGGCCTCCTGCCCCGGCCTCCCGGACCAG AACAATTCATGGATTAGAGACCAAGAGGACAGTGGGTCCGTCTATTTGGGGACCCCGGGTCCATCCAGCGGGGGCCTGGCCTCTCAGAGCGGGGACAACTCCAGCGACCAAG GAGACGGGCTGGACACCAGCGTGGCCTCCCCCAGCTCTGGGGGCGAGGACGAGGACTTGGACCAGGAGCGGCGGCGGAACAAGAAGCGGGGCATCTTTCCCAAGGTGGCCACCAACATCATGCGAGCCTGGCTGTTCCAGCACCTCTCG CACCCGTACCCTTCGGAAGAGCAGAAAAAGCAGCTGGCTCAGGACACCGGCCTCACCATCCTGCAGGTCAACAACTG GTTCATTAACGCCCGCAGACGCATCGTGCAGCCCATGATTGATCAATCCAACCGCACAG GACAGGGTGCAGCCTTCAGCCCAGAGGGCCAGCCCGTGGGGGGCTACACGGAGACTCAGCCGCACGTGACGGTCAGGCCGCCAG GGTCGATGGGGATGAGTTTGAACTTAGAAGGAGAGTGGCATTATCTATAG
- the MEIS3 gene encoding homeobox protein Meis3 isoform X2, with amino-acid sequence MARRCGELSHYPGVADGAGALAGFSEALPSAPRAPGPYGSHRHPQPPAPGLDGDGLKREKDEIYGHPLFPLLALVFEKCELATCSPRDGAGTGLGAAPGGDVCSSDSFNEDITAFAKQVRSERPLFSSNPELDNLMIQAIQVLRFHLLELEKGKMPIDLVIEDRDGSCREDLEDYSASCPGLPDQNNSWIRDQEDSGSVYLGTPGPSSGGLASQSGDNSSDQGDGLDTSVASPSSGGEDEDLDQERRRNKKRGIFPKVATNIMRAWLFQHLSHPYPSEEQKKQLAQDTGLTILQVNNWFINARRRIVQPMIDQSNRTGQGAAFSPEGQPVGGYTETQPHVTVRPPGSMGMSLNLEGEWHYL; translated from the exons ATGGCCCGGAGG TGCGGCGAGTTGTCCCACTACCCAGGCGTCGCAGATGGCGCTGGCGCCCTGGCCGGCTTCTCCGAGGCCCTGCCCTCGGCACCCAGAGCCCCTGGGCCCTACGGCTCCCACcggcacccccagcccccagccccgggccTGGACGGCGACGGCCTGAAGAGGGAGAAGGATGAGATCTACGG AcaccccctcttccccctgcTGGCGCTGGTCTTTGAGAAATGTGAACTGGCCACGTGCTCGCCGCGGGACGGGGCCGGGACGGGACTGGGCGCAGCCCCCGGCGGTGACGTCTGCTCCTCCGATTCCTTCAACGAGGACATCACAGCTTTCGCCAAGCAG GTCCGCTCAGAGAGGCCGCTCTTCTCCTCCAACCCCGAGCTGGACAATCTG ATGATCCAGGCCATTCAGGTGCTCCGCTTCCACCTGCTAGAGCTGGAGAAG GGAAAGATGCCCATTGACCTGGTCATCGAGGACAGGGACGGCAGCTGCAGGGAGGACCTGGAGGACTACTCGGCCTCCTGCCCCGGCCTCCCGGACCAG AACAATTCATGGATTAGAGACCAAGAGGACAGTGGGTCCGTCTATTTGGGGACCCCGGGTCCATCCAGCGGGGGCCTGGCCTCTCAGAGCGGGGACAACTCCAGCGACCAAG GAGACGGGCTGGACACCAGCGTGGCCTCCCCCAGCTCTGGGGGCGAGGACGAGGACTTGGACCAGGAGCGGCGGCGGAACAAGAAGCGGGGCATCTTTCCCAAGGTGGCCACCAACATCATGCGAGCCTGGCTGTTCCAGCACCTCTCG CACCCGTACCCTTCGGAAGAGCAGAAAAAGCAGCTGGCTCAGGACACCGGCCTCACCATCCTGCAGGTCAACAACTG GTTCATTAACGCCCGCAGACGCATCGTGCAGCCCATGATTGATCAATCCAACCGCACAG GACAGGGTGCAGCCTTCAGCCCAGAGGGCCAGCCCGTGGGGGGCTACACGGAGACTCAGCCGCACGTGACGGTCAGGCCGCCAG GGTCGATGGGGATGAGTTTGAACTTAGAAGGAGAGTGGCATTATCTATAG